The genomic stretch AACGTCAACGCGATGTTCACCAACCTCTCGCGCCGCTCCCAGGGCCTCATCCAGCGCCAGCTGTCGCTCATCTCCGAACTGGAGTCCCGCGAGGCCGACCCGGACCAGCTGTCCTCGCTGTTCAAGCTCGACCACCTCGCCACCCGTATGCGCCGTAACGGCGAGAACCTCCTCGTCCTTGCCGGTGAGGAGCCCGGCCGGCGCTGGACCCGCCCGGTCCCGCTGGTCGACGTGCTGCGCGCCGCCGCGTCCGAGGTGGAGCAGTACGAGCGCATCGAGCTGGCCTCCGTGCCCACCACCGAGGTCGCCGGCCGCGTGGTCAACGACCTCGTGCACCTGCTCGCCGAGCTGCTGGAGAACGCGACCTCGTTCTCCTCGCCGCAGACCAAGGTCAAGGTCACCGGTCACGCGCTGCCCGACGGCCGCGTGCTGATCGAGATCCACGACACCGGTATCGGCCTCTCCCCCGAGGACCTCGCGGCGATCAACGAGCGGCTCGCCTCGCCGCCCACCGTGGACGTCTCCGTCTCCCGCCGCATGGGCCTCTTCGTGGTCGGCCGGCTCTCGCAGCGGCACGGCATCCGCATCCAGCTGCGCCCGTCCGACTCCGGTGGTACGACCGCGCTGGTCATGCTGCCCGTGGACGTGGCCCAGGGCGGCAAGANNNNNNNNNNNNNNNNNNNNNNNNNNNNNNNNNNNNNNNNNNNNNNNNNNNNNNNNNNNNNNNNNNNNNNNNNNNNNNNNNNNNNNNNNNNNNNNNNNNNNNNNNNNNNNNNNNNNNNNNNNNNNNNNNNNNNNNNNNNNNNNNNNNNNNNNNNNNNNNNNNNNNNNNNNNNNNNNNNNNNNNNNNNNNNNNNNNNNNNNNNNNNNNNNNNNNNNNNNNNNNNNNNNNNNNNNNNNNNNNNNNNNNNNNNNNNNNNNNNNNNNNNNNNNNNNNNNNNNNNNNNNNNNNNNNNNNNNNNNNNNNNNNNNNNNNNNNNNNNNNNNNNNNNNNNNNNNNNNNNNNNNNNNNNNNNNNNNNNNNNNNNNNNNNNNNNNNNNNNNNNNNNNNNNNNNNNNNNNNNNNNNNNNNNNNNNNNNNNNNNNNNNNNNNNNNNNNNNNNNNNNNNNNNNNNNNNNNNNNNNNNNNNNNNNNNNNNNNNNNNNNNNNNNNNNNNNNNNNNNNNNNNNNNNNNNNNNNNNNNNNNNNNNNNNNNNNNNNNNNNNNNNNNNNNNNNNNNNNNNNNNNNNNNNNNNNNNNNNNNNNNNNNNNNNNNNNNNNNNNNNNNNNNNNNNNNNNNNNNNNNNNNNNNNNNNNNNNNNNNNNNNNNNNNNNNNNNNNNNNNNNNNNNNNNNNNNNNNNNNNNNNNNNNNNNNNNNNNNNNNNNNNNNNNNNNNNNNNNNNNNNNNNNNNNNNNNNNNNNNNNNNNNNNNNNNNNNNNNNNNNNNNNNNNNNNNNNNNNNNNNNNNNNNNNNNNNNNNNNNNNNNNNNNNNNNNNNNNNNNNNNNNNNNNNNNNNNNNNNNNNNNNNNNNNNNNNNNNNNNNNNNNNNNNNNNNNNNNNNNNNNNNNNNNNNNNNNNNNNNNNNNNNNNNNNNNNNNNNNNNNNNNNNNNNNNNNNNNNNNNNNNNNNNNNNNNNNNNNNNNNNNNNNNNNNNNNNNNNNNNNNNNNNNNNNNNNNNNNNNNNNNNNNNNNNNNNNNNNNNNNNNNNNNNNNNNNNNNNNNNNNNNNNNNNNCTGTCGCGTGCCGCGCTGGACACCCCGCGTGGCCACGACGAGCAGGACCCGGCGCACACCTCGCGTATGCCGCGCGTCGACGACCGGCAGGGTCCGGGCTCGACGGCGGAGATACCGAGGATCGACGACCAGGGTCCCTCCGCCGCCGGCCAGTTCGCGCGCCCGGAGAACCCGCAGCAGACGGGCCAGTTCGCCCGCCAGGACAGCCCGCAGCAGACCGGTCAGTACGCGCGCCCGGACAGCCCGCAGCAGACCGGCGAGTTCGCTCGTCCCGACGCCTCGGAGCTGCCCGGCCGGTACGACGGCTCCGGCGGCGGGCAGCAGGACTCCGGTCAGTTCGTCCGCTCCGACGTCTTCAGCACCCCGGCGCCGCGACCGGACGACCTCCCGCGGAACACGGGCCCCAACTCGGGCCAGAACACCGGCCAGTTCGCGGCTCCGCAGGGCTTCGACGGCGGCTACGACGGCAGCTCCACCGGCCAGCACGCGCTGCCCGGGCGTCAGGACCCGGCCCACACCGGCCAGTTCGAGCGCCCGCAGCCGGCCGGCCGGGACGACTTCGGCGCCCCGCGCCCGCCCGCCCCGCAGCAGCGTCCGGCGCACCGTGAGCCGGAGGCCCTGCCGCCGGCCAACGGCCCGCTGGACGGCCGTACCCCGCTGTACGACACGCTGGAGACCAACTGGTTCCACGGCGGTCCGCAGGAGAGCGCGCCCGCACCGGCGCAGCCCCAGCAGCCGCAGGCACCCGCCCCGGCTCCGCAGCGCGGCTTCGGCGGCAACCAGAACGGCAACGGCGGCAACCCCAACGCAAACGGCAACGGCTCGGCCACCGGCTCCTGGCGTACCTCGCCGAACGACGAACTCGTCCGGCAGGCCGAGCGCGTCCGGCAGCCCGCCGCGGGCGGTGTCACCACCTCCGGCCTGCCGCGCCGGGTGCCCCGGGCGAACCTCGTCCCGGGCACGGCTCAGCAGCAGCACCAAGCCGGTCCGCAGGTCTCGCGTGCGCCCGATGACGTACGCGGACGGCTGACCAATCTCCGTCGGGGCATCGCTCAGGGCCGGCAGGCCGGCAGCGGCCAGACCGGCAGCTACCCGAGCCCCACTCACCAGCAGGAGCGTTAGTTGAGTCCGATGAGCCAGGCGGCACAGAACCTGAACTGGTTGATCACCAACTTCGTGGACAACACCCCAGGGGTGTCCCACACCGTGGTGGTCTCCGCCGACGGCCTTCTGCTGGCGATGTCCGAAGGCTTCCCGCGGGACCGCGCCGACCAGCTGGCGGCCGTCGCGTCCGGGCTGACCTCTCTCACGGCCGGGGCATCCCGGATCTTCGAGGGCGGCACCGTGGCGCAGACGGTCGTCGAGATGGAACGCGGGTTCCTCTTCCTGATGTCCGTCTCGGACGGGTCGTCCCTCGCGGTCCTGGCCCACCCCGAGTGCGACATCGGTCTCGTCGGCTACGAGATGGCACTGCTCGTCGACCGCGCGGGGGCGGTACTCACCCCGGACCTGCGCGCCGAACTCCAAGGCAGTCTGCTGCACTGACCGCCCCGGCACCACCCACCTCACCAAACCACCGTCCGGCCGACACAATCCCCCCACCGGCCCCCGACAAGACGGCTTGACCGACCGACTTGCTGTCCCGCCCGGAGGATTCATGACCCCGCCCACCGCCCATCACGATCCGTACGCGGACCCGTACGGGGACGAGGGCGACCAGCCGCTGGTCCGTCCGTACGCGATGACCGGCGGCCGGACCCGGCCGCGCTACCAGCTCGCGATCGAGGCGCTGATCAGCACCACGGCCGACCCGGCAGCGGTCATGGGACTGCTCCCGGAGCACCAGCGCATCTGCCATCTGTGCCGTGAGGTCAAGTCGGTCGCGGAGGTCTCCGCGCTGCTGGCCATGCCGCTCGGAGTGGCCCGGATCCTGGTCGCCGACCTCGCCGAGGCCGGCCTGGTCGCCGTCCACCAGCCGGGTGGCGACGAGAACAACGGCGGCGCTCCTGACGTGACGCTGCTCGAAAGGGTGCTCAGTGGACTTCGCAAGCTCTGACGCGGGCCGGGCCACCACCTCCGCGAAGATCGTGGTGGCGGGCGGCTTCGGCGTGGGCAAGACCACGTTCGTCGGCGCCGTCTCGGAGATCAACCCGCTGCGCACCGAGGCCGTCATGACGTCCGCCAGCGCGGGCATCGACGACCTCACCCACACCGGAGACAAGACCACCACCACGGTGGCCATGGACTTCGGCCGCATCACCCTGGACCAGGACCTGATCCTGTACCTGTTCGGCACCCCCGGCCAGGACCGCTTCTGGTTCATGTGGGACGACCTGGTACGCGGCGCGATCGGCGCGGTGGTGCTCGTGGACACCCGGCGCCTCGCCGACTGCTTCCCGGCCGTCGACTACTTCGAGAACAGCGGCCTCCCCTTCGTCGTCGCGCTGAACGGCTTCGACGGTCAGCAGCCCTACGCCCCGGAGGAAGTGCGGGAAGCGCTGCAGATCGGACCGGACACCCCGATCATCACGACCGACGCCCGTCACCGGTCCGACGCCAAGAGCGCGCTGATCACGCTGGTCGAGCACGCCCTGATGGCACGCCTCAAGTAGCACACACCTACGCGATCAAGTACGACGTCCCGTACGGCAGTTGCCGTAAACGCTCCGGTGCCGACTGTGGCCTTTGACACGGTCGGCACCGGTGTTCATAACAGTTCGGCAGAGGAATCGCCGGGCATCACCACGCGATGCGGTCGCCCCGTGCCGCTGTGCTCACAAACGCCCCGCCTTTTGACGGGGCTCGCTCTTTATGACCGTTTTATCTGGCGCCCGCAAGAAGGCTGCTCAGGGGTTTCCGCTGTTTGGAAGAGCACTGGTCCACGTGCTGGAATGCCTGAACTGCCCAGTAGTCAAAGACGTACTCAGTAGTCGATGACGATCCGGGCTCTGAGAGACTGCGGCACGACGTAGGTGCCGACCGCCGAGAGGTTGTTGGTCGAGTGAGGCGAAGCAAGAACGGTCCCGAGCCGTCGGCACGGGGCAACTTCACCCCGCCGCCGCGCGCTGCGGCGCCCACCCCTGTGTCCGGCGGGGAGCCGGCGGCCACTCCCGCGCCGAGCGGCGGCCGTTTCTCACCCCGCAACTGGCGCGTGCCGACCAGACTGAACGCGATCCTGCTGATACCCGTGGCGGTCGGCCTCGTCATGGGCGGCTTCCAGGTGAAGAGCTCGATCGACACCTGGCAGCAGGCACGCGACGCCGAGAACACCGCCCGTCTGGTGCGTGCCGCCCTCACCTACGCCGACGCCCTTGAGAACGAGCGTGACGTCACCGCCGCGCCCTTGCTGCTGGGCCAGACCGACGCCCAGAGCAAGGCGACCATCGCCGCGGCCCGCAAGGCCACGGACGACGCCGCCGACGGCTTCGACCAGGCCGCGAAGAACATGCCGCAGAAGTCGGGCCTGGTACGCCGGCTGAAGCTGTTCCGTGAGGCCGAGCCCGAACTCACGCAGCTGCGCCAGGCCGCGTACACCTCCAAGATGACCGGCGTGAAGACCGAAGAGGGGTACGTCGACGTCGCCCACCCCCTGATGGAGTTCGCCAACGAACTCGGTCTGGGCACCGGCAACATCACCTCCTACGGCCGTACCGTCTACGCCATGTCGCTGACCAAGGCGGCGCTGTCGCTGGAGCGGTCCATCGGCACGCATCTGCTGGTCAAGCCCGGTCCGGACGCCGGCAACCTGGCGACCCAGCGGGTCTCCCTGTCCTCGTACGCCTATCTGGAGCGCATCGCCGTCGAGGAGTACAAGGGCGGTGGCACCGAGGCCGACGCGAAGCGGCTGGCCGAGGAGCAGACGCAGATCGAGTCGCAGGGTGCCGCGCTGGCCGCGGCGCAGAAGCAGAAGGACCCGAGCTACGTCCCGCCGCCCTCCGACCCGACCAAGATGGTCGCGGCTCTCGCCACGATGAAGGACACCAGCCTCCTCACCCGGCAGGAGCTGGCCGCCAAGGGCATCACCGCCGACAACTGGTTCGCGGTCAACACGCTGAAGTACAAGGCCTACCGCCAGATCGAGTCGGACATGGCCGACAAGGCCGTGAACGAGGCCTCGTCGATCGCCGACGACGCCAAGACGTCGGCGATCACCACCGGTGCCGTCGTCGTGGTCGCCCTGCTGCTCGCCTTCATCCTGGCCGGTGCCGTGGCCCGCCAGATCAGCCGCTCGATGCGCCAGCTGCGCAACGCGGCCTTCGGTATCGCCGAGCAGCGGCTGCCGATGCTGGTCGACCAGCTCTCGCGTACCGACCCCGGCCGGGTCGACACCCGGGTCGCCCCGATCCCGATCCACACCAAGGACGAGATCGGCGAGGTCGCCCGCGCCTTCGACCAGGTCCACCGCGAGGCGGTCCGGCTCGCCTCCGAGCAGGCCCTGCTGCGGGGCAACATCAACGCGATCTTCACCAACCTGTCGCGCCGCAACCAGTCGCTGATCGAGGGCCAGCTGACCCTGATCACCGACCTGGAGAACAACGAGGCCGACCCGGACCAGCTGGAGAACCTCTTCAAGCTGGACCACCTCGCCACCCGTATGCGCCGCAACGGCGAGAACCTGCTGGTCCTCGCCGGTGAGGAGCCCGGCCGCCGCTGGGACCAGCCGGTCCCGCTGGTCGACGTGCTGCGCGCCGCCTCCTCCGAGGTGGAGCAGTACGAGCGCATCGAGCTGTCCGGCGTCCCGGAGGCTGAGATCCACGGCCGCGCGGTCACCGACCTCGTGCACCTGCTGGCCGAGCTGCTGGAGAACGCGACGACGTTCTCCTCGCCGCAGACCAAGGTCCGCGTCACCGCGACCCGTCTCCCCGACGGCCGCGTGATGATCGAGATCCACGACAAGGGCATC from Streptomyces roseochromogenus subsp. oscitans DS 12.976 encodes the following:
- a CDS encoding DUF742 domain-containing protein — protein: MTPPTAHHDPYADPYGDEGDQPLVRPYAMTGGRTRPRYQLAIEALISTTADPAAVMGLLPEHQRICHLCREVKSVAEVSALLAMPLGVARILVADLAEAGLVAVHQPGGDENNGGAPDVTLLERVLSGLRKL
- a CDS encoding roadblock/LC7 domain-containing protein, yielding MSQAAQNLNWLITNFVDNTPGVSHTVVVSADGLLLAMSEGFPRDRADQLAAVASGLTSLTAGASRIFEGGTVAQTVVEMERGFLFLMSVSDGSSLAVLAHPECDIGLVGYEMALLVDRAGAVLTPDLRAELQGSLLH
- a CDS encoding GTP-binding protein encodes the protein MDFASSDAGRATTSAKIVVAGGFGVGKTTFVGAVSEINPLRTEAVMTSASAGIDDLTHTGDKTTTTVAMDFGRITLDQDLILYLFGTPGQDRFWFMWDDLVRGAIGAVVLVDTRRLADCFPAVDYFENSGLPFVVALNGFDGQQPYAPEEVREALQIGPDTPIITTDARHRSDAKSALITLVEHALMARLK
- a CDS encoding sensor histidine kinase; the protein is MRRSKNGPEPSARGNFTPPPRAAAPTPVSGGEPAATPAPSGGRFSPRNWRVPTRLNAILLIPVAVGLVMGGFQVKSSIDTWQQARDAENTARLVRAALTYADALENERDVTAAPLLLGQTDAQSKATIAAARKATDDAADGFDQAAKNMPQKSGLVRRLKLFREAEPELTQLRQAAYTSKMTGVKTEEGYVDVAHPLMEFANELGLGTGNITSYGRTVYAMSLTKAALSLERSIGTHLLVKPGPDAGNLATQRVSLSSYAYLERIAVEEYKGGGTEADAKRLAEEQTQIESQGAALAAAQKQKDPSYVPPPSDPTKMVAALATMKDTSLLTRQELAAKGITADNWFAVNTLKYKAYRQIESDMADKAVNEASSIADDAKTSAITTGAVVVVALLLAFILAGAVARQISRSMRQLRNAAFGIAEQRLPMLVDQLSRTDPGRVDTRVAPIPIHTKDEIGEVARAFDQVHREAVRLASEQALLRGNINAIFTNLSRRNQSLIEGQLTLITDLENNEADPDQLENLFKLDHLATRMRRNGENLLVLAGEEPGRRWDQPVPLVDVLRAASSEVEQYERIELSGVPEAEIHGRAVTDLVHLLAELLENATTFSSPQTKVRVTATRLPDGRVMIEIHDKGIGLTAEDFADINHKLANPPTVDAAISQRMGLFVVGRLSDRHGIRVQLRPSGEQAGTTSLVMLPDAITHGGGGEAPLDREEFTVSQIIPEQQFQGESFSQMQPMRTAAELGFDDSRYSDVPDDIRELDPVGRSLMREERRAALEAQSHGQQPDLPQQDPAEGPTYADPLFDGQPAYQEQPRQAYQEPVYEEQQASYEKPQQTSYEKPYEDQFFAPNGGVPQNDGFSAPVGGGYPDPAYAEPAQAHSYQDDWPQQDTYQNGYPAQYAPETESSQAADASERNRVGFDRPGPASPAAHELTDAGLPRRGSMASGSNGSPAAGGTARGQQETPQAAPQPNGGSGWRSANDERWQQAAQLRKPKAGGVTASGLPRRVPKANLVEGAAESTPQGGPQVSRAPEDVRGRLSNLRRGVQRGRSAGSETNGQATRNHHSGPDSTYNQER